The stretch of DNA TGACTGCTTTCCAGCTGTTATAACAATTTGGTCCAATTGTGCATTTTCTTCTTTAAGCGTAAACTTTAAATTATAATTTACCTTTTTATCTAAAGGCACTTTTAATAGCTCATAACCAATAAAAGAAATGGTTAATGCATCCCAGGTTTCATCAGATTCTAAATAGAACTTTCCATTTTCATTTGTTATGGTTCCAATGGTAGAGCCTTTAAAAATAACATTTGCAAACGCTACAGGCTCGTTAAACTCGTCAAACACATAACCGCTAGCTTTAGTTTGTGCTATTGTGGACATTATTCCGAAGAAAAAAAATGTAATAGGTAGTCTTATATTCATAATAACAAAAAACTTCATCAACAATCGTGCTAATGAAGTTCATATAACGCAAAAAATTTTAATTTATTTGTATAATACTTTTTTTACCGCTTTTATAACATCATCGCTATTTGGTAACCATTCTGCTAATAAAACCGGTGAGTACGGTGCTGGCGTATCTGCAGTATTAATTTTTACAATCGGAGCATCTAAATAATCAAACGCTTCACTTTGTACTAAATAGGTGATTTCGGTGGCCACATTCCCAAAAGGCCATGCTTCTTCTAAAACTACTAGTCTGTTGGTTTTTTTAACCGATTCCAGAATCGCTTTTCTATCCATTGGACGAACAGTACGCAAATCAATAATTTCACAAGAAATATTCTCTTTAGCTAATTCGTCGGCTGCTTTATAAGCTTCTTTAATGATCTTTCCAAAAGACACAATCGTTACATCTGTTCCTTCACGCTTAATCTCTGCAACACCTAAAGGCAATACATATTCGCCTTCTGGCACTTCACCTTTATCTCCATACATTTGTTCGCTTTCCATAAAAATAACCGGATCATCATCACGAATCGCTGCTTTTAATAAACCTTTTGCATCATACGGATTAGAGGGTACAACTACTTTTAATCCAGGCGTGTTAGCAAACCAATTTTCAAATGCTTGTGAATGCGTTGCTCCTAATTGACCTGCTGAAGCAGTAGGACCACGAAACACAATCGGGCATTTAAATTGCCCTCCGGACATCTGTCTTATTTTTGCAGCATTGTTTATAATTTGATCAATTCCAACTAAAGAGAAGTTAAACGTCATATACTCAACAATCGGTCTGTTCCCGGTCATCGTAGAACCAATAGCTATCCCTGCAAAACCAAGTTCTGCAATGGGTGTATCAATAACACGCTTGGCTCCAAACTCATCCAACATCCCTTTTGATGCTTTGTAAGCACCATTATATTCTGCTACTTCTTCACCCATTAAATAAATGCTTTCATCCCTGCGCATTTCTTCGCTCATGGCTTCACATATAGCCTCTCTAAATTGAATTGTCTTCATTAACCTAATTTTAATTCGAGTTGCAAAAATAGGAATTATTGATTATAATTTTACATAAAAACTAACAGTAAAATTATCCACAAAAAAAAATTATCAATTTTAAAGAAATTATATACGAATAATGAAGATTTGTTACTTTAAATTAATTCTATTTTTTTTATTTATTCCTTAGTTTACCAATCATTCGTTTATTAATTTTTAAGAAAACATTAATAGATCATGAACTTTTGATATTTTATTTCGATTATTTGCTATGCGTGCATAGTAAATAATCGAAATAAAATAATTACCTTCGTAAACTCAAAATTTTGTCGAAAATTTTAATATTTAAACGGTTGTTTTTCAACCAATAATTACACAAAATTAACAGACTAACTTAAATAAAAAACTAAACGATTAAATTGTTATAATATGAAAATATTAGTGTGCATTAGTCATGTCCCTGATACAACTTCTAAAATTAATTTCAGTGAAGGTGACACAAAATTTGATACCAACGGTGTACAATTTGTAATAAACCCAAATGATGAATTTGGTTTAACCCGCGCTATGTGGTTTAAAGAAAAACAAGGTGCCCATGTTACGGTTGTAAATGTTGGTAGTACAGAAACAGAACCTACACTTCGTAAAGCTTTGGCCATTGGTGCCGATGCAGCAATTAGAGTAAACACTGCTGCTTCTGATGGTTTTTCGGTAGCAAAACAATTAGCAAATGTTGTTAAAGATGGTGCTTATGATTTAGTTATTGC from Flavivirga spongiicola encodes:
- a CDS encoding pyruvate dehydrogenase complex E1 component subunit beta; this translates as MKTIQFREAICEAMSEEMRRDESIYLMGEEVAEYNGAYKASKGMLDEFGAKRVIDTPIAELGFAGIAIGSTMTGNRPIVEYMTFNFSLVGIDQIINNAAKIRQMSGGQFKCPIVFRGPTASAGQLGATHSQAFENWFANTPGLKVVVPSNPYDAKGLLKAAIRDDDPVIFMESEQMYGDKGEVPEGEYVLPLGVAEIKREGTDVTIVSFGKIIKEAYKAADELAKENISCEIIDLRTVRPMDRKAILESVKKTNRLVVLEEAWPFGNVATEITYLVQSEAFDYLDAPIVKINTADTPAPYSPVLLAEWLPNSDDVIKAVKKVLYK